The Aphidius gifuensis isolate YNYX2018 linkage group LG2, ASM1490517v1, whole genome shotgun sequence DNA window CAAGCTtgctgtatttttaatttctgacTCGTTCAGTTTCAGTTTGCAAACCACACTGAGGACTTTTCGTTTCAATacgaaagaaaaatcaaacataaatattataatcataataaactatagaaaataataataaccattgaattttatttaaaaacataaaactattctgaaaaaaaataaagagaataaagagaataaaattatattaattatttgtttacaattattattattaaataaaaaaactttaaatcatttaaaattaatttttattaatataatttttaagattaaaatataaaatacttatgttctaattaaatttatttaatgataattgtcgaaaaaaaaaaaagaaaaaaacgagctacataaatttgattaaaaaaacaactaaacgTTATGGCAAATgtcatttttctattaatgaataatgttcgcaattattgtcaaataattaatttacaaatcagTTCTATTTGACATAATAACTTGGAATTTAATCACATTTTACAAGTACTCACAATTgcaaaaactaaaattacaaattacaaaaaaaaaaaaaagaaaaaaaaattctcaataattaatcgaacatttaaaaactaacaattaaacgaaaataaaaaaaaaaaagaatcaaattTCTAATCTATTCTCATCTACAACAAatgagcaatttttttttttatataataattattatgattatcagCTGATgcataaaaaagaaatgaatttaatttattttacaacaatttgttcgtaaatataattatttaatgaaaaaaaaaaaaaaattaaaaaaaattatataaaaatatttatttaattacaaagatTATAAGAACAAACGTATGCAAGATTTTCGTTTAATTGGTGCATTGCactttggacattttttatgagCAATAAATGTAGCATTTAGACATTCTTCACAAAAAACATGACCACATTTAGTTGATGTTGGTTTTCGTGTTGGACGTAATTCTTCAAAACATATTGGACAAGATAATACAACTGTTTCACCCTCAACTGAATCATTTATTGCTGGTGCTGGATCAGCTggttttgaattattaactgGTGctctattattatcattattaaatcttGATTGATCAAAAATTATACCATTTGATGATTCATTAAGAACAATAGGACTAGCAGCTGAATGAAATAGtctacaatataaaaattaaattgtattaataatttataattacctaATTAAAGCTGTGTTACTTACCCTCctaaattttcttcatttgaaAAACTAGTATATGATCCTTGATATGATGGGAAGCTAATATTTTCAGTGACATCTTGACTATCATCAGGTTCATATGAAAGATATTGTGGTCTTTCAACTTCATGTGAACGAGTATTACCTATTGTAAATCTTATTCTTGGtactggtggtggtggtggtgttggtgtGTCTGttgttaaatcaataattgcaACTGGTGGTGGTGTTCTGGGAGCAGGTGCTCGTACACGACGACGTGTTGATACTTTTGGCTGTGATGCCATTGTTGAAAATGACGTTGATTGTCCTGCTTCTTGATTTTCAACTACTTGATTATTcctacaaataataattttatcaatattaataattttaataacaataaattaatcaagtttttatttaaaaaaaaaaaaaaaaaaatagaaatgtcATGAATGTGATAGTGATATTTGTCATATCAatttaaggtttttttttttttatttttaatttttcatgttcaaattttattaaatatgtaatacatgaa harbors:
- the LOC122848332 gene encoding uncharacterized protein LOC122848332 isoform X2, with the translated sequence MASQPKVSTRRRVRAPAPRTPPPVAIIDLTTDTPTPPPPPVPRIRFTIGNTRSHEVERPQYLSYEPDDSQDVTENISFPSYQGSYTSFSNEENLGGLFHSAASPIVLNESSNGIIFDQSRFNNDNNRAPVNNSKPADPAPAINDSVEGETVVLSCPICFEELRPTRKPTSTKCGHVFCEECLNATFIAHKKCPKCNAPIKRKSCIRLFL
- the LOC122848332 gene encoding uncharacterized protein LOC122848332 isoform X1 encodes the protein MSYSGTGYSTRDPILSFGDGLNLPCTTANCLVCIPRQDNTVPRARSRSPITRPRSPQANFGLDLSYNLNSGPSISSATNPFVQPTLSQNSQWNNQVVENQEAGQSTSFSTMASQPKVSTRRRVRAPAPRTPPPVAIIDLTTDTPTPPPPPVPRIRFTIGNTRSHEVERPQYLSYEPDDSQDVTENISFPSYQGSYTSFSNEENLGGLFHSAASPIVLNESSNGIIFDQSRFNNDNNRAPVNNSKPADPAPAINDSVEGETVVLSCPICFEELRPTRKPTSTKCGHVFCEECLNATFIAHKKCPKCNAPIKRKSCIRLFL